One part of the Solea solea chromosome 1, fSolSol10.1, whole genome shotgun sequence genome encodes these proteins:
- the ccl20l gene encoding C-C motif chemokine 20, producing the protein MAPGGMIAVTTFVLFFMLGPLSPAPATCSQMSRACCTRYNRKPVPFQRIKGFREQTMKENCHMEAIIFYTVKNNEICATRRDEWVRKTLELLSSKLKKMSKADSATATVGTPMKKRENPSFNDGSAAERLFDSTESQY; encoded by the exons ATGGCTCCAGGAGGCATGATCGCCGTGACAACCTTTGTCCTCTTCTTCATGCTGGGCCCACTCAGTCCAGCTCCAGCGACCT GTTCCCAAATGAGCAGAGCATGTTGTACGAGATACAACAGAAAGCCGGTGCCTTTCCAGCGCATCAAGGGCTTCAGAGAACAAACCATGAAGGAAAACTGTCACATGGAGGCGATCAT TTTCTACACGGTGAAGAACAATGAGATATGCGCGACTCGGAGGGATGAGTGGGTGAGGAAAACGCTGGAATTACTCAG CTCCAAACTGAAGAAGATGTCCAAGGCCGACTCAGCTACAGCTACAGTCGGAACTCCgatgaagaaaagagaaaatccttcatttaatGATGGAAGTGCTGCAGAAAGACTCTTTGACAGCACAGAGAGTCAATATTAG